Proteins co-encoded in one Flavobacterium fluviale genomic window:
- a CDS encoding argininosuccinate synthase translates to MKKVVLAYSGGLDTSYCLKYLKNEKGYEVHTVLVDTGGFDAEELSAIEKRAYELGSAQHANLTIVDKYYDKAIKYLIFGNVLKNNTYPLSVSAERVFQAIEAIKYAKKVGASAIAHGSTGAGNDQIRFDLIFQTIAPEIEIITPIRDLKLSRQEEVDYLSKNGVHYSWEKAQYSINKGLWGTSVGGKETLTSSQPLPSDAYPSQLQKEGEEKVRLHFEKGELVGLNGQFDKPSNNIVALEKLANAYAIGRDIHVGDTIIGIKGRVGFEAAAPLIIIKAHHLLEKHTLGKWQQYWKEQLGNWYGMLFHEGQFLDPVMRNIETFLQDTQNTVNGVVTVSLKPYHFSLDGIESDNDLMNTGFGQYGEMNNAWTSDDAKGFIKILGNAQNIFSSVNKLDHD, encoded by the coding sequence GAAGTTCACACTGTACTTGTTGACACAGGAGGATTCGACGCAGAAGAATTATCAGCCATTGAAAAAAGAGCTTACGAGTTAGGAAGTGCACAACACGCAAATCTTACAATCGTAGATAAATATTATGATAAAGCTATAAAATATTTGATTTTCGGAAATGTATTAAAAAACAATACCTATCCACTATCAGTAAGTGCTGAACGTGTTTTTCAAGCAATTGAAGCTATAAAATATGCTAAAAAAGTTGGTGCAAGCGCCATCGCACACGGAAGTACGGGTGCAGGAAATGATCAAATTCGTTTTGATTTGATTTTCCAGACTATTGCTCCGGAAATTGAAATCATCACTCCAATTAGAGATTTAAAGTTGTCAAGACAAGAAGAAGTTGATTATTTGTCTAAAAACGGAGTTCATTATTCTTGGGAAAAAGCACAGTATTCTATCAATAAAGGACTTTGGGGAACAAGTGTTGGAGGAAAAGAAACTTTAACTTCAAGCCAGCCATTGCCAAGTGACGCTTATCCTTCGCAATTACAAAAAGAGGGAGAAGAAAAAGTAAGACTGCATTTTGAAAAAGGAGAATTGGTTGGACTAAACGGTCAGTTTGATAAACCTTCAAATAATATTGTAGCACTTGAAAAACTAGCAAACGCTTATGCAATTGGTAGAGATATTCACGTTGGAGATACGATTATCGGAATTAAAGGAAGAGTTGGTTTTGAAGCTGCAGCTCCGTTAATTATCATCAAAGCGCACCATTTATTAGAGAAACACACTCTTGGTAAATGGCAGCAATACTGGAAAGAACAATTAGGAAACTGGTACGGAATGTTATTTCACGAAGGTCAGTTTTTAGATCCGGTTATGAGAAATATCGAAACGTTTTTGCAAGACACACAAAATACTGTAAATGGTGTTGTTACAGTTTCTTTAAAACCATATCATTTTTCACTTGACGGAATTGAATCAGATAATGATTTAATGAACACAGGTTTCGGTCAATACGGAGAAATGAACAATGCCTGGACATCTGATGATGCAAAAGGATTTATCAAGATTTTAGGAAATGCACAAAACATATTTTCATCTGTAAACAAATTAGATCATGATTAA